The nucleotide window CCTTTGGTTGCCAGCTTCATCATAGTTTTTGAAAGCCTCAAAGAAGTCAGTGGCTGCTTCTGCCCACTGACGCTCCGCCATGTGCATTTTGCCACCACACTCGCGGATAATACCCATGATCCTAGGGTGAGGAATAGCAGATTTGATAGCAAGTGCTTTCTGGTACAGTTGCtgcattcattcattcattcacaAACATGTGTTAAAtcacaaaatccaaaaaaaagattatcaaAATTGCACACTCGCGGATAATCTTAAATAAACCTTAAGCTTCTTGTTGTCCTTAGTTTCAGTGTAAATCTGAATCTCAATCGCATAAACCTCAAGCAGCTGACTTCCTTTCTTCTGATCATCCGTCCCATCTTCCTTTTGACAAGACTTATGCAGTTCCTTCAGAATCTGGCAAAAACAATCAAAACAGCTGTTACTAAGGCATAACCAGCTACAATGAGAAAGGTTTGATTATACCTTAGTCATCCGTCTGTATTCACCAATGTCAAACCAAATGTTACAGAGCTTAAGATTCGTCTTGAACCAGAGTCTctgcaaaaaccaaaaaaaaaaacaactatcACACCACATATCCACTTTCCCAttaaaccacaaaaaaaaaaagtcaaaagctAGTCGAGACCTCATTCTTAGCCTCCTCAAGAGCAGTCAAAGTGGTCTGATAAAACTCCTGAAGCAGACCAGTGTTCTGCCCAGCAGATCCGGAAACAAAATCCATAATACTGTTAATACACTTCTCGCTGTAGTTCCTAGTCACAGCCGACTTGATGTACGTAAGCATCTCTCTATACGCATCCATCATCTCTCTGTATTTGCCTAGACGGTAGTAAATCTTCACCGTCTGCTTCAGAGCTTTGAAACccctaaaccaaaataaaaaaataaaaaaactaaaaatccaATTTCCAGCAACaatctaataataataataataaaaaaaaggatcTTTACCACTCGGCCTTGTCAGGCTCCATCCTAACAACCTCGGCGAACCCGGAAAGAGCCTCCTCGGGCTCAGTCTCGATATTGCCTTTGGAGTTGTAGTACTGGTTCTCGATGTCGACGTCTTGCTCCTCCTGCTCCTCGTCTGAGTACTCGAATCCGTAGTCCTCCATATCAGCATCTACGATTTCGCGATAACCAAAATCAATAAACCCTAAACGTTTCGCGGTTAGGAGATTTAAAAGTAAAGAGAAACAAGACCTGAAGCCATTATTGATCGGATTGAAGAAGAATCCCAAACACCGATTAAGCTAGAGGCGGAGGCGAAGCAGAGTAGAGGATTCGATCGGAGTTTAGGTAGGGCACAGAGGAAGgaacgagaagaagaaaggaaggAAGGTTGatttgggattttttttttttttatattgggccgagtttacattattttatactCCTTGTTAATGCATGTTTtgagttatctttttttttttttttttttttcatctaattattattataaaaggaaacaaagtCCAAATGGACAAAGTCCAACAAAAGAAAACGAAAGGCCTAAACAAACGGGCCAGCTTTACAAAACTCTATGGGTCGACAGCCCAATAGAGACAAAAACCGTCGAGAAGGATAACGCCACGAACCACCACGTGTCAGATCGACACACGATTCGAGAACACGCGTCAAGACCGGAACATCTCCTTCCCCGGAGAGGTTACGTCGGAGATCCGCCATCGGCAGAGACAATTCGGTGAAGAACCACCCATGCAGAGAAGCATCGCAGAAACAAAACGTAACCGAATCATCGATTCAGAAAAGATATCACCGTCTTCAATCGATCCATCTGATTCCGATGAAGAGGTAGATCGAGAGTCGGTGGAAGAGAGAAGAACTTGAATCGACAATCAAACTGAGTCGGCGAAAACGGCGCTAACGGAGCCACTGAATCCCGGAAACAGAAGCCGGCGAAGCGTGTGCTAAGGAAGCCACCGCTTCCCAGAGACAGAAGCCGGACGATCATCGGAGGATGCAACGCCGGAAGCAAAGCCGGTCGGGAACACCGAAACCggaaaccaaaaacaaaaaaacagcaACCTCTCTCATCCTCTAAACAAACCTTGAAACCTtctgaaagatttttttttggaaagaaGGTTGCAGGTTTTGAGAGAAAAACCTCTCTCTATTTATTAATGGCAAtctcataatttttaatattcaatatttatttcctttttctgTTTACTGCATTTTTTTCAAGTttagttaaatattaaattacataATTGTAATTAAGAAAACAATTTGCATAAGACTTTGGATAAATATTAGGATTATTGTCTAAAAGaggtaaaataatttttatcagATCACTATGAACTCAAGTTATATAATATTCTAAACATTATATTTTCATGAATCCACATCATATCATTAAGTGAAACAGCACATtagcacaattttttaaattcatgaatcttatatttttattatttggatcaaatattttaacataCCATAAATCTAATACTATAAAGGACTGGTATAAACAGAAGCCAAAAAAGTATGAAAAGAATTAAAGGGGGCACAAACCCGAAGCTAGAAAGCCAGTGGACGTTATCCGGAACAAGCAAAATGGTTAGAGAAAGGTTGATGAAGCAGAAAGAAAACTTAGCAAAATCAAGTTTTTCAAACAtcgaaaatacaaaataaacacGTTTGATATGTACGGTTCTAAGGCTTCGAATGTTACGAACAGCTCCGCCCTACACCGAGTTAATactaacaaaaatctctacatataccatatatctatagggtctgactggtgaccattcggGAAACAAGAGTAACGAATAAAAAAGGAATGTTCGAGAATAAAATAACAGgaatatcaaattttaataaagattaattttattctttaattctCTATAAAAAAAGGAACGAAAGGGAATGAGAAGgaattattattccttgtgaatggtgattttttttaggAATGTTAAGGAATGCATTATTCCTCGTCGTTCTTTGGTCAACATTCATACcctacgtttttataactgttaaaaccgtaacgcagttgaaccgcttgtcccgcaccagTCAAACCACTCAATCCGAAACAGTCCGCATTCGGAGCCTACTAGGAATCGGACCTGAACCTATATCCACGGTTCCATAGAAAAATAACCAATAATTAGATTATACCCTTTAGTTGAACTGTTAATTGAGATTAATTAGATAATGGCCAGTTTCTTcctacttttttttcttgttctcaTTTTCCGCCAGCTATGCCGTGAAAAGTCGAGCAATTACACCCgccatatatatacatatacatggAAGTTAAGAtgcttataaaaattaagacaCTTTATTAAGCAAACCATATCTATTGGAATGAGACAAAAACAGCAAATATGAAGAGCTAAACGAGATGACAAGGGGAAAGCAACGACGGTAGTGCATTGGTGAAAAACTAGAACGTTTGAGAAAAAACTGCAACAACAGTCACTCCAGTCTAAGAAACTGTCGATAGCAATAAACGAAAGAGTCCAAAGATTCATGAGAAAATGCAGCGATTACCCCTCGAggcaaattttaaagttttacaaCAGAAACACCAAACGATGCATAACACATATTATCTAACTTGACCCATTTTCTCAGTTTAGTCAGCATCCATCTCCTCAAGTGCAGTTTTGGCTGCCGTCTTTGCTTCTTCCAGAAGATCATCAGGGACCTAGAGTAAGTCCAGTTTTATGGGGTTATGGAAAGCTTTAAGAACtcgacaattttttttaaaaaaaatcatcaataaGCAGAGCATTGTATTTATTACCTTCTGGTGCTCTCGTTTTGACTCCTCGCAGATCCAGCTCATCTCCAATTCAAAGGCCTTGTCTTTGGCTTCATCGTGTAGCTTGTAAATGCTGCCATAATGAAACTCACATTAGATCTTGCATAGAATGATGGATGCAGGAGCACATGGTTGCATACAAAATCATCAGTCACAATAGTTTACCAACTGAAATCGAGTAAATGAACTACTCACATTTTTGCAACTTCAATAACGCCTTCTTTGCATGTCATCTCAGACAACTTCAACTTCTCAATTTCCCTGCAAGAGATTATGATCCATCAAAACACTTGATGAATACGTA belongs to Brassica rapa cultivar Chiifu-401-42 chromosome A07, CAAS_Brap_v3.01, whole genome shotgun sequence and includes:
- the LOC103829642 gene encoding COP9 signalosome complex subunit 2; the protein is MASDADMEDYGFEYSDEEQEEQDVDIENQYYNSKGNIETEPEEALSGFAEVVRMEPDKAEWGFKALKQTVKIYYRLGKYREMMDAYREMLTYIKSAVTRNYSEKCINSIMDFVSGSAGQNTGLLQEFYQTTLTALEEAKNERLWFKTNLKLCNIWFDIGEYRRMTKILKELHKSCQKEDGTDDQKKGSQLLEVYAIEIQIYTETKDNKKLKQLYQKALAIKSAIPHPRIMGIIRECGGKMHMAERQWAEAATDFFEAFKNYDEAGNQRRIQCLKYLVLANMLMESEVNPFDGQEAKPYKNDPEILAMTNLVAAYQRNEIIEFEKILKNNRKTIMDDPFIRNYMEDLLKKVRTQVLLKLIKPYTKIGIPFISKELNVPEKDVTELLVSLILDSRIDGHIDEINRYLLRGDSANGRKLHKAVDKWNTQLKSLSMSITNRVC